Proteins co-encoded in one Dyella humicola genomic window:
- a CDS encoding DUF3667 domain-containing protein, with protein MKKELVSFEGVHCTNCGTPMQGEFCHECGQSIHGVLRPMHHMVEDTLEMILHVDGRVVHTLPPLLYRPGFLTMEYFSGRRQRYVPPFRLMFVLCLLAFFLCHLAMDNLGFVKFDTTASAGTAEFAKDSTPDAVRAHYEQLRQAGVKAPDGTALQGKALKKALSVEREHANHRLAQLGATPLENQDAKGWILESHQVHLDWLPDGMNASLTRSLAHATANVKSISAGGEEGAEATERVLSGTFAVLPQTMFLLLPMFALLLKLMYVFKRRLYMEHLIVALHSHAFMFLALLLGMLLLLLRSWLVPHAAWVGLPLSFIGWALFAWVPVYLLIMQKRVYRQGWFMTTVKYLFAGWCYVWLLAYALGFAALLGFAR; from the coding sequence ATGAAGAAGGAACTGGTGTCGTTCGAGGGCGTGCACTGCACCAACTGCGGCACGCCGATGCAGGGTGAGTTCTGCCACGAATGCGGGCAATCGATCCACGGCGTGCTCAGGCCCATGCATCACATGGTCGAGGACACGCTGGAAATGATCCTGCACGTGGATGGCCGCGTGGTGCATACGCTGCCGCCGCTGCTGTACCGGCCGGGTTTCCTCACCATGGAGTACTTCTCCGGCCGACGCCAACGTTACGTGCCGCCGTTTCGCCTGATGTTCGTGCTGTGCCTGCTGGCGTTCTTTCTCTGCCACCTGGCGATGGACAACCTCGGTTTCGTCAAATTCGACACTACGGCCAGCGCCGGCACTGCCGAGTTCGCCAAGGACAGCACGCCCGACGCGGTGCGCGCGCACTACGAGCAGCTACGCCAGGCCGGCGTGAAGGCCCCCGATGGCACCGCGCTGCAGGGCAAGGCATTGAAAAAGGCATTGTCGGTCGAGCGCGAGCATGCCAATCACCGCCTTGCCCAGCTTGGCGCGACGCCACTGGAAAACCAGGACGCCAAAGGCTGGATCCTGGAATCCCATCAGGTCCATCTGGACTGGCTGCCTGATGGCATGAATGCCAGCCTCACGCGCTCGCTCGCCCACGCAACGGCCAATGTGAAAAGCATCAGTGCTGGCGGTGAAGAAGGCGCCGAGGCTACCGAACGGGTGCTATCGGGCACGTTCGCCGTGCTGCCGCAGACGATGTTCCTGCTGCTGCCGATGTTCGCCCTGCTCTTGAAGCTGATGTACGTCTTCAAGCGCAGGCTCTACATGGAACACCTGATCGTGGCGTTGCACAGCCACGCTTTCATGTTTCTGGCGCTGCTACTGGGCATGCTGCTGCTTCTGCTGCGCAGCTGGCTGGTTCCTCATGCAGCGTGGGTGGGCCTGCCCTTGTCCTTTATCGGCTGGGCGCTCTTCGCATGGGTGCCTGTCTATCTGCTGATCATGCAGAAGCGGGTCTACCGCCAAGGCTGGTTCATGACCACGGTGAAATACCTGTTCGCCGGCTGGTGCTATGTATGGCTGCTCGCCTACGCGCTGGGATTCGCTGCGCTGTTGGGTTTTGCGCGCTGA